A stretch of Paenibacillus mucilaginosus 3016 DNA encodes these proteins:
- a CDS encoding response regulator transcription factor: MKTTILLVDDEVKMLEATASYLQNEGFRMVTATTGEDALTAAKAESPALVVLDWMLPGMSGIEVCRELRNMGPYGIIMLTAKTEEVDKILGLEIGADDYMTKPYSLRELAARIRSVLRRIQGKPEDMQSMQRGDLTIIESKCQVLKNGAEMILTPTEFKLLMTLATKPGIVFSRLQLMKSVMHDDFVNYERTIDSHISNLRKKIENDPANPQYIQTVFGFGYRFGDKL; the protein is encoded by the coding sequence ATGAAAACCACTATACTTCTGGTGGACGATGAAGTGAAAATGCTGGAGGCGACGGCTTCCTATCTGCAAAATGAAGGGTTTCGGATGGTGACCGCCACGACGGGCGAGGACGCGCTGACTGCAGCCAAAGCGGAAAGCCCGGCTTTGGTTGTCCTGGACTGGATGCTTCCGGGAATGAGCGGGATTGAAGTTTGCCGCGAGCTTCGGAACATGGGGCCGTATGGAATCATTATGCTGACGGCAAAGACGGAGGAGGTGGATAAAATTCTCGGTTTGGAGATCGGGGCCGACGATTACATGACAAAGCCTTACAGCTTGAGGGAGTTAGCGGCGAGAATACGTTCCGTCTTACGCCGCATTCAGGGGAAACCCGAAGACATGCAGTCGATGCAAAGGGGAGATTTGACGATTATTGAATCGAAATGCCAAGTCTTGAAGAATGGCGCAGAAATGATTCTTACTCCTACGGAATTCAAATTACTGATGACCCTCGCCACCAAACCCGGTATTGTTTTCAGCCGGCTGCAATTGATGAAATCGGTCATGCATGATGATTTCGTCAACTACGAGCGCACGATCGATTCCCACATCAGCAACCTGAGGAAAAAGATCGAGAACGATCCGGCGAACCCCCAATATATTCAAACCGTGTTCGGATTCGGTTATCGATTCGGTGACAAGTTATGA
- a CDS encoding LysR family transcriptional regulator, producing the protein MTLQQLKYIIEVAKQGSINEAAKRLFISQPSLSSAIRDLEQELQITIFERSNKGILLSKEGVEFLSYARQVVEQAELLETRYLHARPSPQHFSVSTQHYAFAVNAFVELVQAYGQDEYQFALRETKTYEIIEDVRNLRSEIGILYRNAFNGKVIGKLLKDANLEFHSLFTAKPHIFISIRHPLAGQASVTVEELQQYPYLSFDQGEFNSFHFAEEILSTMTHPKSIRVNDRATLFNLLIGLNGYTISTGVLSRDLNGNEIIPVALECDEFIHVGWIAHRQMPLTKLGAAYVEALRRATS; encoded by the coding sequence TTGACGCTGCAGCAGTTGAAGTACATCATCGAGGTAGCCAAGCAGGGCTCCATCAACGAGGCGGCCAAGCGGCTGTTTATCTCGCAGCCGAGCCTCTCAAGCGCCATCCGGGATCTCGAGCAGGAGCTGCAGATTACGATCTTCGAGCGTTCGAACAAGGGGATCCTCCTCTCGAAGGAAGGGGTCGAATTCCTGAGCTACGCTCGGCAGGTCGTCGAGCAGGCGGAGCTGCTCGAAACCCGGTATCTGCATGCACGGCCGTCCCCCCAGCATTTTTCGGTATCCACCCAGCACTACGCTTTCGCCGTGAATGCCTTCGTGGAGCTCGTGCAGGCTTACGGGCAGGATGAATATCAGTTCGCACTGCGTGAGACCAAGACGTACGAGATTATTGAGGACGTCCGAAATCTCCGCAGCGAGATCGGCATCCTGTACCGCAACGCGTTCAACGGCAAGGTCATCGGCAAGCTGCTGAAGGACGCGAATCTTGAATTCCACAGCCTGTTCACCGCCAAACCGCACATCTTCATCAGCATCCGCCATCCGCTGGCGGGGCAGGCGAGTGTGACGGTGGAGGAGCTTCAGCAGTATCCGTATCTCTCTTTTGATCAGGGAGAGTTCAATTCCTTCCACTTCGCCGAGGAGATTCTGAGCACGATGACCCACCCCAAAAGCATCCGGGTCAACGACCGGGCGACCCTGTTCAATCTGCTCATCGGCTTGAACGGCTACACGATCTCCACCGGGGTGCTGAGCCGGGATCTCAACGGCAACGAGATCATTCCCGTTGCGCTCGAGTGCGACGAGTTCATCCATGTGGGCTGGATCGCGCACCGCCAGATGCCGCTGACCAAGCTGGGCGCCGCTTATGTGGAAGCGCTGCGGAGAGCCACTTCCTGA
- a CDS encoding DUF3231 family protein, with translation MKKNKIYRPNSKAGDEIMEHSSKLTSSEIGVLWNAYMQNTMTECILNHFQKINEDKILEPILKNGLSTISFIINGVRQLLLTENIPIPYGFSEDDYNADAPRIYSDLFTLRYIKYMSAIGTANCAASLELSARVDVRQFFTKGLELLTSLFNAASDLLLQKGAYIRSPVIPIPEKNEYVKEESFLSGVLGRHRPVTSVELSHISKALETNSIGRTFILGFAQVARSSEVKNYMERGKEIAKKHEDVFREILLNDDIPLPSTWDSTIAPSVIPPFSDKLMMFHVNILNATSIANYGASTAGSLRKDLGLTYSRLMSEVLNYADDGTKMMIKNKWLEQPPQAPDRVALRS, from the coding sequence TTGAAGAAAAATAAAATTTATAGACCTAATTCAAAAGCGGGGGATGAAATAATGGAACATAGTTCAAAGCTAACCTCATCTGAAATCGGGGTATTATGGAATGCATACATGCAGAATACGATGACGGAATGTATTTTGAATCATTTCCAAAAAATAAACGAAGATAAAATATTGGAACCTATACTAAAAAACGGCTTAAGCACGATAAGCTTCATCATAAACGGGGTTAGGCAACTTCTTTTAACTGAAAATATTCCTATCCCATATGGTTTTAGTGAAGATGATTATAATGCAGATGCTCCGAGGATTTACTCCGATCTTTTTACATTGCGATATATAAAATATATGTCAGCCATTGGTACGGCTAATTGCGCAGCGTCACTTGAATTGTCAGCAAGAGTGGATGTAAGACAGTTTTTTACAAAGGGTTTAGAGTTACTTACTTCCCTGTTTAATGCTGCTTCCGATCTCCTATTGCAAAAAGGGGCATATATACGCTCCCCTGTGATACCAATTCCTGAAAAAAATGAGTATGTAAAAGAAGAATCTTTTCTGTCAGGAGTACTAGGCAGACATAGACCTGTTACTTCCGTTGAACTTTCTCATATCTCAAAAGCTTTAGAGACTAATTCGATAGGAAGAACATTTATATTAGGGTTTGCCCAAGTGGCGCGCTCCTCAGAGGTAAAGAATTATATGGAGAGGGGAAAAGAAATTGCGAAAAAACATGAGGATGTATTTCGAGAGATATTATTGAATGATGACATTCCCTTGCCAAGTACCTGGGATTCAACGATCGCTCCGTCAGTCATTCCGCCATTCTCTGACAAGCTGATGATGTTTCATGTAAACATTTTGAATGCCACAAGTATTGCTAATTACGGAGCATCTACTGCCGGCAGCTTGCGTAAGGATTTGGGTCTTACCTATTCCCGGCTAATGTCAGAAGTTCTAAACTATGCAGATGACGGAACGAAAATGATGATAAAAAACAAATGGCTGGAACAACCGCCACAAGCTCCCGATCGTGTAGCGCTTAGAAGCTGA
- a CDS encoding sensor histidine kinase, with translation MKVRWCIGDKLFGAMAVLVLFVTVGYYGATQGYLKNRFDDYFKAKTTDLFVTHYLEHNHSWEGIELLKMSSEEEQRNPHERELALLSTEGGILFYRGAGDPGALMQTGKRNTVVVNGTTVGTIYADRWESAEEGQIKKYILASMHTSALRVPAVTGIIALLLGLWLTKKITQPLNRLLPAIHQIGVGELPIRIPVTTRDEFGKVTEALNHMGQQLFRAEEVRKHLTADVAHELRTPLSIIQCHMEMIQEAGRDIPPETLLPIQDEVIRLSKLVDDLHQLTLAEAGKLRLDRSPADLVPLLDRIIEMLKPEAEERHIDMVRSYPAQPLNALIDSNRMTQVFYNLLVNALRYTSSGGRISIRLKDHFHEESRYVTVTIADTGAGIAAERLPFLFDRFYRVEESRSRHTGGMGLGLAIAKEFVEAHHGFISVQSEVGRGTQFTVELPCS, from the coding sequence ATGAAGGTGCGTTGGTGTATCGGGGATAAATTGTTTGGCGCGATGGCGGTTCTCGTGCTTTTTGTAACAGTGGGCTACTACGGGGCAACCCAAGGATACTTGAAGAACCGGTTTGATGATTACTTCAAGGCAAAAACCACAGACCTGTTTGTAACCCACTATCTGGAGCATAACCATTCATGGGAAGGCATTGAGCTATTGAAGATGTCAAGCGAAGAGGAGCAGCGAAATCCCCATGAACGTGAGCTCGCTCTATTGTCTACGGAAGGCGGCATCCTGTTTTATAGAGGGGCGGGCGATCCCGGGGCGTTGATGCAGACAGGGAAACGGAATACCGTCGTGGTTAACGGAACGACAGTCGGCACGATCTATGCCGACAGGTGGGAATCGGCCGAGGAGGGTCAGATCAAGAAGTATATTCTGGCCTCCATGCATACCTCAGCCTTGAGGGTGCCGGCCGTAACCGGGATCATTGCGCTGCTTCTTGGCTTATGGTTAACCAAGAAGATAACACAGCCGCTGAACCGGCTCCTTCCCGCCATCCACCAGATTGGAGTTGGCGAGCTTCCCATTCGCATTCCCGTGACGACAAGAGATGAGTTCGGAAAAGTGACCGAGGCGCTCAATCATATGGGACAGCAGCTGTTTCGCGCAGAAGAGGTGCGCAAACATTTGACCGCCGATGTGGCGCATGAGTTAAGGACGCCGCTCTCCATTATTCAATGTCATATGGAAATGATCCAAGAGGCAGGACGGGACATCCCTCCCGAAACCTTATTGCCAATACAGGATGAAGTCATCCGGTTGTCCAAGCTTGTCGACGATCTCCACCAGTTAACGCTGGCCGAAGCAGGCAAATTGCGGCTGGACCGATCCCCGGCCGATCTTGTCCCCCTTTTGGATCGGATTATCGAGATGTTGAAGCCGGAAGCAGAAGAACGGCATATCGATATGGTTCGCTCGTACCCGGCACAGCCCTTGAATGCACTTATCGATTCGAACAGGATGACGCAAGTATTCTATAATTTGTTGGTCAATGCCCTGCGGTATACGTCGTCCGGCGGCAGGATTTCGATCCGGCTGAAGGATCATTTCCACGAGGAGTCGCGTTATGTCACCGTCACGATTGCGGATACCGGAGCAGGGATCGCAGCGGAGCGGTTGCCCTTCCTGTTCGACCGGTTTTACCGCGTAGAAGAATCACGTTCCCGTCATACGGGGGGCATGGGTCTGGGACTTGCCATTGCAAAGGAATTTGTCGAGGCTCATCATGGCTTTATTTCGGTGCAAAGTGAGGTGGGCCGCGGGACCCAATTTACTGTGGAGTTGCCTTGCTCATAA
- a CDS encoding MFS transporter, with protein sequence MVEHSPKAPSLLRSRFVQTILFSNVLLQIGIWVRNFAILLYVAEKTNNDPYAISLISVAEFAPIFVFSFIGGTFADRWRPKRTMIWCDLLSAVSVFVVLLAIHFGSWESVYLVAFISAILSQFSQPSGMRLFKQHVPEEQLQQGMALFQSLMAVFMVLGPMLGTFAYSTFGLEASIAVMGTAFLLSALVLLRLPADIQEPRSEAVKGQFREEFVEGFRYVWRSPVLRMLGLAFILAGLAVGVAQALNLFVVTERLGREEEFLQYLLMINGAAMLIGGGIVAMYAKRVAPQALLAIGMIVGAVCTVIVGYSTSVPLTLVVQFVNGLVFPCIHIGISTMILKWSHTSIVGRVNGVLNPLFIGMMVVSMSLAGALKDAFSLVSIYSGAGVLFLVGALAMLPIMKHKAPEHAESPSEAQA encoded by the coding sequence ATGGTCGAACATAGTCCCAAAGCGCCCAGTCTTCTCCGAAGCCGGTTCGTGCAGACGATTCTCTTTTCCAACGTGCTGCTGCAGATCGGCATCTGGGTGCGTAATTTTGCGATCCTTCTGTATGTCGCGGAGAAAACGAACAATGACCCTTACGCGATCTCGCTGATCAGCGTTGCGGAGTTCGCTCCGATCTTCGTCTTCTCCTTCATCGGCGGGACGTTCGCCGACCGGTGGAGGCCGAAGCGGACGATGATCTGGTGCGATCTGCTCTCCGCCGTATCCGTGTTCGTCGTGCTGCTGGCGATCCATTTCGGATCCTGGGAATCCGTCTACCTGGTCGCCTTCATCTCGGCGATTCTCTCCCAGTTCTCGCAGCCATCGGGCATGCGCCTGTTCAAGCAACATGTGCCGGAAGAGCAGCTGCAGCAGGGGATGGCGCTGTTCCAGTCGCTGATGGCCGTCTTCATGGTCCTTGGGCCGATGCTCGGCACCTTCGCTTACAGCACGTTCGGTCTGGAAGCTTCCATCGCGGTGATGGGCACGGCATTCCTGCTCTCCGCGCTCGTCCTGCTGCGTCTGCCGGCGGATATCCAGGAGCCGCGCAGTGAAGCGGTCAAAGGCCAATTCCGCGAGGAATTCGTAGAGGGCTTCCGTTACGTGTGGCGGAGCCCCGTGCTGCGGATGCTCGGACTCGCATTCATTCTCGCGGGACTGGCCGTGGGAGTCGCGCAGGCCCTGAACCTGTTCGTCGTGACGGAGCGGCTCGGCAGGGAAGAGGAGTTCCTGCAGTACCTGCTGATGATCAACGGAGCCGCGATGCTGATCGGCGGAGGGATCGTCGCCATGTATGCGAAGCGTGTCGCGCCGCAGGCACTCCTTGCGATCGGCATGATCGTCGGCGCCGTCTGTACGGTCATCGTCGGATATTCGACGAGCGTTCCTCTGACTCTGGTGGTACAGTTTGTGAACGGGCTCGTCTTCCCCTGTATCCACATCGGGATCAGCACCATGATTCTCAAATGGTCCCACACCTCCATTGTCGGCCGGGTGAACGGCGTGCTGAACCCGCTGTTCATCGGGATGATGGTGGTTTCGATGTCCCTTGCGGGCGCGCTGAAGGATGCATTCTCGCTGGTGTCGATCTACTCCGGCGCAGGCGTGCTGTTCCTCGTGGGTGCACTGGCCATGCTGCCGATCATGAAGCACAAAGCGCCCGAGCACGCGGAGAGCCCTTCCGAAGCGCAGGCTTGA
- a CDS encoding DUF6463 family protein produces the protein MKLWRYSGWMLLGTGVIHNAVGLLLGWDIIGRMVKEGLWATVGMDAERNAVFWFLAAGFAWMAAGHLMQIWIRREGRPVPAAAGWYMLAFAAAGCLLAPDSGIWLFLPQAAIILAADRARHRDTAGP, from the coding sequence ATGAAGCTGTGGAGGTACAGCGGCTGGATGCTGCTCGGGACGGGGGTCATCCATAATGCGGTCGGACTGCTGCTGGGATGGGACATCATCGGCCGGATGGTTAAGGAAGGGCTGTGGGCGACGGTTGGCATGGACGCCGAACGGAACGCGGTCTTCTGGTTCCTGGCCGCCGGTTTCGCCTGGATGGCGGCCGGCCATCTGATGCAGATCTGGATTCGGCGGGAGGGCAGACCGGTGCCGGCTGCCGCGGGCTGGTATATGCTGGCGTTCGCCGCGGCAGGCTGCCTGCTCGCTCCCGACTCCGGCATCTGGCTGTTCTTGCCGCAGGCTGCGATCATTCTTGCGGCGGACCGGGCCCGGCATAGGGACACGGCTGGTCCGTAG
- the metE gene encoding 5-methyltetrahydropteroyltriglutamate--homocysteine S-methyltransferase, producing the protein MVRSSVLGYPRIGVHREWKKALEAFWSGRLGESGLHEELQAIRLDHLRRLKEKGIHLIPVNDFSYYDHVLDTAVMFGIVPRRFGYTGGAVPLSTYYGIARGLKDAPAGEMTKWFNTNYHYIVPELDGAEPVLTENKPLLAYREAREKLGISGKPVLLGPLTFLKLSKGYAERDTDAWIGRLLPLYVQVLRELAEEGAEWVQLDEPVLVTNVSEADVQRLKRIYETFASAVPRIRIMLQTYFESLEHYRDIIRLPVQGIGLDFVQGGEGNLSSIRAHGFPEDKVLGAGVIDGRGIWRAPLSGKLKLLRELSEFVSPERLIVQTSCSLLHVPVTAKGETELPAGLKNALAFADEKLEEVVLLARALADGGAADDAGLEAADLALDLLQRSPERSRGDIQQAVAAILDQPTERSPFGVRQTEQRKKWKLPLFPTTTIGSFPQSAEVRTARQSWRRGEWSGEQYAGFIRGQIDRWIDLQEEIGLDVLVHGEFERTDMVEFFGEKLAGFAFTRNGWVQSYGSRCVKPPIIYGDAAFVKPMTVEETKYAQSRTPRPVKGMLTGPITILNWSFVRDDLPREEIAYQLAYALRQEVEALERAGIGMIQVDEPAVREGLPLKEAEHAAYLAWAVRAFRLATCSVQDTTQIHTHMCYCDFHDMIGSIEAMDADVISIETSRSHGELIGSFETNTYRLGIGLGVYDIHSPRIPPVEEMTSMVERALRVLEPGLFWINPDCGLKTRGAEETAASLRHMVEAARIVRAKYEGKAGALLP; encoded by the coding sequence ATGGTACGGAGCAGTGTATTGGGCTATCCGCGGATCGGAGTCCATCGGGAATGGAAAAAAGCGCTGGAAGCGTTCTGGTCGGGGAGGCTCGGGGAATCCGGGCTGCATGAGGAGCTGCAGGCGATCCGTCTGGATCATCTGCGCAGGCTGAAGGAGAAGGGAATCCATCTCATCCCGGTGAATGATTTCAGCTATTACGACCATGTGCTCGATACGGCGGTCATGTTCGGGATCGTCCCCAGGCGCTTTGGGTATACCGGGGGGGCCGTGCCTCTGTCGACCTATTACGGTATCGCCCGCGGCCTCAAGGATGCGCCGGCCGGTGAGATGACGAAGTGGTTCAATACGAACTACCACTACATTGTGCCTGAGCTGGACGGGGCGGAGCCGGTGCTCACGGAGAATAAGCCGCTCCTTGCGTACCGGGAAGCCCGTGAGAAGCTCGGCATCTCAGGGAAGCCGGTGCTGCTCGGGCCGCTGACCTTCCTGAAGCTGTCCAAAGGATACGCCGAACGCGATACGGATGCTTGGATCGGCCGGCTCCTTCCGCTGTACGTGCAGGTCCTCCGGGAGCTGGCGGAGGAAGGAGCGGAGTGGGTGCAGCTCGACGAACCCGTACTGGTGACGAATGTCAGCGAGGCGGACGTGCAGAGGCTGAAACGGATCTATGAAACGTTCGCCTCCGCTGTACCGCGCATCCGTATCATGCTGCAGACGTATTTTGAATCGCTGGAGCATTACCGCGACATCATCCGGCTGCCCGTCCAGGGCATCGGGCTCGATTTCGTTCAAGGCGGCGAGGGCAACCTGTCCTCGATCCGCGCACACGGGTTCCCGGAGGACAAAGTGCTGGGAGCCGGTGTCATCGACGGCCGCGGGATCTGGAGAGCCCCCCTCAGCGGGAAGCTGAAGCTTCTCCGGGAGCTGTCCGAATTCGTATCGCCCGAGCGGCTCATCGTGCAGACGTCCTGCTCGCTGCTGCATGTACCCGTTACCGCGAAGGGGGAGACGGAGCTGCCGGCCGGACTGAAGAACGCTCTCGCCTTCGCGGATGAGAAGCTGGAGGAAGTCGTGCTCCTGGCCCGAGCGCTCGCTGACGGCGGAGCTGCCGATGATGCCGGTCTGGAGGCGGCGGACCTTGCACTGGACCTCCTGCAGCGGTCTCCCGAGCGCAGCCGGGGGGATATACAGCAGGCCGTGGCGGCCATCTTGGATCAGCCCACAGAGCGCAGTCCGTTCGGCGTGCGTCAGACCGAGCAGCGCAAGAAGTGGAAGCTGCCGCTGTTCCCGACAACGACGATCGGCAGCTTCCCGCAATCCGCCGAGGTCCGTACAGCCCGGCAGAGCTGGCGCAGGGGCGAATGGAGCGGGGAGCAGTATGCGGGCTTCATCCGCGGGCAGATCGACCGGTGGATCGATCTGCAGGAGGAGATCGGGCTGGATGTGCTCGTGCACGGGGAGTTCGAGCGCACCGATATGGTGGAATTCTTCGGCGAGAAGCTGGCCGGGTTCGCATTCACCCGGAACGGGTGGGTGCAGTCGTACGGCTCCCGGTGCGTGAAGCCGCCCATTATCTATGGGGACGCGGCCTTCGTCAAGCCGATGACCGTCGAAGAGACGAAGTACGCGCAGTCGCGGACCCCGCGGCCGGTCAAAGGGATGCTGACCGGACCGATCACGATCCTGAACTGGTCGTTCGTCCGTGACGACCTTCCGCGTGAGGAGATCGCCTATCAGCTGGCGTATGCGCTCCGGCAGGAGGTCGAGGCGCTGGAGCGGGCGGGGATCGGCATGATCCAGGTCGACGAGCCTGCGGTGCGTGAAGGCCTGCCGCTGAAGGAAGCGGAGCATGCGGCATACCTCGCCTGGGCGGTCAGAGCCTTCCGGCTGGCGACCTGCTCGGTACAGGATACGACGCAGATTCATACGCATATGTGCTACTGCGACTTCCACGACATGATCGGCTCCATTGAGGCGATGGACGCGGATGTGATCTCGATCGAGACGTCCCGCAGCCACGGCGAGCTCATCGGCAGCTTTGAGACCAACACGTACCGTCTGGGCATCGGCCTCGGGGTGTACGATATTCACAGCCCGCGCATCCCGCCGGTGGAGGAAATGACTTCCATGGTGGAACGCGCCCTCCGTGTGCTGGAACCCGGCCTCTTCTGGATCAACCCGGACTGCGGGCTCAAGACCCGCGGCGCCGAAGAGACCGCCGCCTCCCTGCGCCATATGGTGGAAGCGGCACGGATCGTGAGGGCGAAGTATGAGGGGAAGGCGGGCGCCTTGTTACCCTGA
- a CDS encoding helix-turn-helix domain-containing protein, which yields MLVRHTVPHPSLLPFVETYWCWESEAEPAGRLPRILPNAECEVLLHYRTPLRTMSLDGTVLKLPHAAVAGPKTRPCDLLPGLEGDQPGPIGIIGIRFRPGAFRLFCRLPADGLTDAILPLEEAWGTVSRELLHRLQETPDWQRRTRLLDDALLKLLESRQPARTPVDRALSMLRSMQPDGRPAVRAVCDALAVSERQLERWFLGRVGLPPKRYARLARFQLTLIRLLEPGATPSGLLPLEYGYYDQSHFLRELRSLAGAPLASFLEQPDFLSFFYKTPGASSRNLEWNQNGEGERCHEAVEVQRLDAARDGGHP from the coding sequence ATGCTCGTCCGCCACACCGTTCCCCACCCGAGTCTTCTGCCCTTTGTCGAAACCTATTGGTGCTGGGAGTCCGAGGCCGAACCGGCCGGCCGTCTCCCCCGCATCCTGCCCAATGCGGAGTGCGAGGTGCTGCTGCACTACCGCACGCCGCTGCGGACCATGTCACTGGATGGAACGGTTCTTAAGCTCCCCCATGCAGCCGTGGCGGGTCCGAAGACCCGGCCTTGCGATCTGCTTCCCGGCCTGGAGGGGGATCAGCCTGGGCCGATCGGGATCATCGGCATCCGGTTTCGGCCCGGCGCCTTCCGTCTCTTCTGCCGTCTGCCCGCCGACGGGTTGACGGATGCCATCCTTCCCTTGGAGGAAGCCTGGGGCACCGTCTCCCGGGAGCTGCTCCACCGCCTGCAGGAGACACCGGATTGGCAGCGCCGCACCCGCCTGCTGGACGACGCGCTGCTGAAGCTGCTGGAGTCCCGGCAGCCGGCCCGCACGCCCGTCGACCGCGCTCTGTCCATGCTGCGGTCGATGCAGCCGGATGGCCGTCCGGCGGTCCGCGCGGTCTGCGATGCGCTCGCCGTCTCGGAGCGGCAGCTCGAACGGTGGTTCCTGGGCCGCGTCGGTCTGCCGCCGAAGCGGTATGCCCGCCTGGCCCGGTTCCAGTTGACCCTCATCCGTCTGCTGGAGCCCGGCGCCACACCAAGCGGCCTCCTGCCGCTGGAGTACGGCTATTATGACCAGTCCCATTTTTTGAGGGAACTGCGGAGCCTGGCGGGCGCTCCGCTCGCTTCCTTCCTGGAGCAGCCGGACTTTCTGTCGTTTTTTTACAAGACCCCCGGCGCCTCTTCCCGTAATCTGGAATGGAATCAGAACGGTGAAGGAGAGAGATGCCATGAAGCTGTGGAGGTACAGCGGCTGGATGCTGCTCGGGACGGGGGTCATCCATAA